The Populus trichocarpa isolate Nisqually-1 chromosome 11, P.trichocarpa_v4.1, whole genome shotgun sequence genome has a segment encoding these proteins:
- the LOC18103454 gene encoding protein DMR6-LIKE OXYGENASE 1, with product MAPTKAVVADDHLALPAGGKNTPLTNTIPISNVQTDIYGLEIWEGTLPIIDLGGIHGPRRSDTIKQLGHACQHYGGFMLKNHGISERLLNDIMSKAREFFHLPEEERMKLYSPDPTSLIRLATGFKDDNQNVFVSRESLKFHCHPIENYENLWPTNPPSYREVVSEYCVAAKRAEITLLEAVFEGLGMERKSIDQILDNHGQYASLNYYPTCDKSNLGLTFGLRGHTDPTILTMLLPDEVPGLEILQDGDWVPVKPIPNTLIVHVGDVLQGLSNCRYKSLLHRVIVNSEKERLSIASYCYPSNDTQMGPPKELIDDDHPLIYKDYTYEEFYTTMWKQRLPDASRLDSFKVSAA from the exons ATGGCTCCCACAAAGGCAGTAGTAGCCGATGATCACCTTGCATTACCCGCAGGGGGCAAAAATACTCCACTAACCAACACCATTCCCATTTCCAATGTTCAAACCGATATCTATGGGCTTGAGATCTGGGAGGGTACCCTCCCCATCATCGACCTGGGAGGCATTCATGGTCCTCGCCGCTCTGACACCATCAAACAGCTTGGCCATGCATGCCAACACTATGGTGGCTTTATG CTGAAGAACCATGGCATTTCAGAGAGATTGTTGAATGACATAATGAGCAAAGCAAGAGAGTTCTTCCATCTGCCAGAAGaagaaaggatgaaattatactCTCCTGACCCTACCAGCCTTATCAGGCTTGCTACTGGCTTTAAGGACGATAATCAGAATGTCTTCGTCTCGAGGGAATCGTTGAAATTTCATTGTCATCCTATTGAAAATTATGAGAATCTATGGCCTACAAATCCTCCATCCTACAG GGAGGTTGTATCCGAGTATTGTGTAGCTGCTAAAAGGGCAGAGATAACACTACTTGAAGCTGTATTCGAGGGCTTAGGCATGGAAAGGAAATCTATAGACCAGATATTGGACAACCATGGACAATACGCTTCTCTAAACTACTATCCGACGTGTGACAAGTCAAATCTTGGGCTCACTTTTGGACTTCGTGGTCACACTGACCCCACTATACTCACCATGCTACTGCCAGATGAGGTGCCTGGGCTTGAAATTCTACAAGATGGTGACTGGGTACCTGTCAAGCCTATTCCTAACACCTTGATTGTCCATGTTGGTGACGTGCTTCAG GGGCTTAGCAATTGCCGATACAAGAGTTTGCTCCATCGAGTTATTGTCAATTCTGAGAAAGAACGTTTATCCATTGCTTCATATTGCTATCCATCAAATGATACTCAAATGGGGCCTCCTAAGGAATTGATCGATGATGATCATCCATTGATTTATAAAGATTACACCTACGAAGAATTCTACACTACAATGTGGAAACAAAGACTTCCAGATGCCTCCCGCTTGGACTCATTCAAAGTTTCTGCTGCTTAA
- the LOC7489078 gene encoding caffeic acid 3-O-methyltransferase 1: protein MATSTNEEDYHLQYAMQLSSASVLPLVLKAAIELGVFEIIEKAGPDALLSASDIVAQFPTQNNPVAHILLDRNLCLLASHSILTCSVSTKKIQDGHSQRLYGLAPVAKYFTKNQDGGSLSPFLAMIMMDMWYHLKDAVLEGGIPFEKAHGINSAEYLKKDARFCELFSSSMKSFNVTFMETILDIYDGFEGVKCLVDVGGGNGSILNMIITKYPAIKGINYDLASVVESSPSYPGIEHVAGDGFVTIPKGGDAIFMKWITHNWDDEHLLKLLKNCYEALPDNGKVIVVDMVVPETPETNVKAKSMLQNYLFITSMSPQGKERTEKEFETLGKEAGFSHIRVACFVCNFSVVEFIKK from the exons atggcAACCTCAACCAATGAGGAAGACTATCATCTCCAGTATGCTATGCAACTTTCAAGTGCATCAGTGCTGCCTCTGGTTTTGAAAGCAGCAATAGAGCTAGGTGTGTTTGAGATAATAGAAAAGGCTGGTCCAGATGCCTTGCTCTCAGCTTCAGATATTGTCGCTCAATTTCCCACACAAAACAACCCGGTAGCCCATATTCTGCTAGACCGTAACCTCTGCCTGCTCGCAAGCCATTCTATTCTTACTTGCTCAGTGTCCACCAAGAAGATTCAGGATGGTCATTCCCAGAGGTTATATGGATTAGCACCTGTGGCCAAATACTTTACGAAGAACCAGGATGGAGGATCGTTGAGTCCCTTTTTAGCTATGATTATGATGGATATGTG GTACCACTTAAAAGACGCAGTTCTGGAAGGGGGGATTCCATTTGAAAAGGCTCACGGGATAAATTCTGCAGAATATCTAAAAAAAGATGCAAGATTTTGTGAGCTATTCAGCAGTTCCATGAAAAGTTTCAACGTTACATTTATGGAGACAATTCTGGACATATATGATGGATTTGAAGGTGTAAAATGCTTGGTGGATGTGGGTGGTGGCAATGGTTCTATCCTTAACATGATCATTACCAAGTACCCTGCAATTAAGGGTATCAACTATGATTTGGCTTCAGTTGTGGAAAGCTCACCATCCTACCCAG GAATTGAGCATGTCGCGGGGGACGGATTCGTAACAATTCCGAAAGGAGGAGATGCCATTTTCATGAAG TGGATAACTCACAACTGGGATGATGAGCACTTGCTAAAACTGCTAAAGAATTGTTATGAAGCTTTACCAGACAACGGAAAAGTTATAGTGGTGGATATGGTAGTTCCAGAAACCCCTGAAACCAATGTTAAAGCTAAAAGCATGCTACAGAATTATTTGTTCATAACAAGCATGAGTCcgcaaggaaaagaaaggacagaaaaagaatttgaaaccTTGGGAAAGGAAGCTGGATTTTCTCATATTCGAGTTGcttgttttgtttgtaatttttcagTAGtggagtttataaaaaaataa
- the LOC7489079 gene encoding metal tolerance protein 1, whose translation MEVRNSEHGRIIDIHVDVPAVKTSLGGSRICAGATCGFSDAKTSSKDAKERGASMKKLGWAVVLCLIFMAVEIVGGIKANSLAILTDAAHLLSDVAAFAISLFSIWASGWEATPRRTYGYFRIEILGALISIQMIWLLAGILVYEAIARLIYDTGEVQGALMFAVSAVGLLVNIVMALLLGHDHGHAHGHGGHDHGHSDHDHSHEDHDHTHTNSLSGATHHNHHHHEGNSEDNGEHHDTHGAYLAEPLLSSHTEVENKTNGGHKQKKQRNINIQGAYLHVLGDSIQSFGVMLGGALIWYKPGWKIIDLICTLVFSIIVLGTTISMLRNILEVLMESTPREIDATTLEKGLCEMDEVVAVHELHIWAITVGKFLLACHVMIKPDADADMVLDKVIDYIKREHNISHVTIQIERQ comes from the coding sequence ATGGAAGTGCGAAATTCAGAACATGGACGTATAATTGACATACATGTAGATGTTCCAGCTGTGAAGACTAGCCTGGGTGGGAGTAGGATTTGTGCGGGAGCAACATGTGGATTTTCAGATGCTAAAACCAGTTCTAAAGATGCAAAGGAACGAGGGGCGTCTATGAAGAAACTTGGATGGGCAGTTGTGCTCTGTCTTATCTTCATGGCTGTTGAAATTGTAGGAGGCATAAAAGCCAACAGTCTCGCGATCTTGACTGATGCAGCTCATCTTTTATCAGATGTTGCAGCTTTTGCAATCTCTTTATTTTCAATCTGGGCATCAGGATGGGAGGCGACTCCACGCCGAACTTATGGTTATTTTAGGATTGAGATACTTGGTGCTCTTATTTCCATCCAGATGATATGGCTTCTTGCAGGGATCCTTGTGTATGAAGCTATTGCCAGACTGATTTACGATACAGGTGAAGTTCAGGGTGCTCTCATGTTTGCTGTTTCTGCTGTTGGCTTACTGGTTAATATTGTCATGGCACTCTTGTTGGGTCATGATCACGGTCACGCGCACGGGCATGGTGGGCACGATCATGGCCACAGTGATCATGACCATAGCCATGAGGATCATGATCATACCCATACCAACAGTTTAAGTGGAGCCACACATCATAATCACCACCATCATGAGGGGAACTCCGAAGACAATGGTGAGCATCATGACACACATGGAGCATATCTTGCTGAGCCTCTGCTTAGTAGTCACACAgaagttgaaaataaaacaaatggtgggcataaacaaaagaagcaacgaaatattaatattcaggGGGCTTATCTTCACGTATTGGGAGATTCAATTCAGAGTTTTGGGGTGATGCTCGGTGGGGCACTTATATGGTATAAGCCAGGGTGGAAAATCATTGATCTGATATGCACCCTTGTGTTTTCCATAATTGTGTTGGGCACAACAATCAGTATGCTACGGAATATTCTGGAGGTTCTCATGGAGAGCACCCCGAGGGAGATTGACGCAACTACGCTTGAGAAGGGTCTCTGCGAAATGGACGAGGTGGTTGCCGTCCATGAACTGCACATTTGGGCAATAACTGTAGGGAAGTTTTTGTTGGCTTGCCATGTTATGATCAAGCCTGATGCTGATGCTGACATGGTGCTAGACAAGGTTATAGATTACATTAAGAGAGAACACAATATCAGTCATGTGACCATTCAGATAGAGCGACAGTAA
- the LOC18103455 gene encoding 50S ribosomal protein L11, chloroplastic, translated as MASSTLSTHYHFTSPSPSSKNNANIKLSSSLFVSPISLSSNPNISLQFFDKKHSPVLSTAPRRLSVIAMAPPKPGGKAKKVIGLIKLALEAGKATPAPPVGPALGSKGVNIMAFCKDYNARTADKAGYVIPVEITVYDDKSFTFVLKTPPASVLLLKAAGVEKGSKDPKMEKVGMVTIDQLRAIATEKLPDLNCTTIESAMRIIAGTAANMGIDVDPPILEPKTKIVL; from the exons ATGGCTTCTTCTACTCTCTCTACCCATTATCACTTcacttctccttctccttcttcaaaGAACAATGCTAACATCAAGctttcctcttctctttttgtttctcCCATTAGCTTATCTTCGAACCCCaacatttctcttcaattctttgacAAGAAACACTCCCCAGTTCTTTCAACAGCTCCAAGAAGGCTCTCAGTTATTGCAATGGCACCTCCTAAACCTGGCGGAAAGGCcaagaaag TGATTGGATTGATAAAGTTGGCTTTAGAGGCAGGGAAAGCAACTCCTGCACCACCTGTAGGACCAGCACTCGGTTCAAAGGGTGTAAATATCATGGCTTTTTGTAAGGATTATAATGCAAGAACTGCTGATAAAGCTGGTTATGTCATTCCTGTTGAGATTACTGTTTATGAC GATAAAAGCTTTACTTTCGTTTTGAAGACACCTCCTGCTTCAGTTTTATTGCTTAAGGCTGCAG GAGTGGAGAAAGGTTCTAAAGACCCAAAGATGGAGAAAGTGGGTATGGTCACGATTGACCAATTGCGTGCCATAGCTACTGAAAAGCTGCCAGACTTGAATTGCACAACCATCGAATCAGCAATGAGAATCATAGCAGGCACTGCAGCTAATATGGGGATTGATGTTGATCCTCCTATTCTTGAACCCAAAACAAAGATTGTCTTGTAG